The stretch of DNA ACGCCCCCCCAGGACTGCCCAGACCCACAGAGACGCCCCCCAAAACTACTGAGACCCACCGAGACGCCCCCCAAAACTACTGAGACCCACCGAGACGCCCCCTGGGACTACCCAGACCCACAGAGACGCCCCCCCAGGACTGCCaaagacccacagagacacccCCCAGGCCTGCCCAGACCCACAGAGACGCCCCCCCAGGACTGCCCAGACCCACAGAGACGCCCCCGGGACTACCCAGACCCACAGAGACGCCCCCCCAGGACTGCCCAGACCCACCGAGACGCCCCCCAAAACTACCCAGACCCACCGAGACGCCCCCCAGGACTACCCAGACCCACAGAGACGCCCACCAGGACTGCCCAGACCCACAGAGACGCCCCCCAGGACTGCCCAGACCCACAGAGACGCCCCCCAGGACTACCGGGACCCACTGATACCAGGTGTCTGGTCAGTACCATACCAGAAGATGAAGACCAGGTCCTCCTTCTTGGACTCCTTGGTCTCGTAGGTGGCGTCGTAGAGGGCATATCTGCAGTCGCTGGGGGGGAGGAGCTTGACGAAGCAGGCGTAGGGGTCGTCCACGGTCTCGCCGATGTCGCCCACCAGGATCTGCTTGTCGTCCTCCACGATGATCTTCTTGGTGTCGTCGCTCAGGCGGAACAGGACcgccttcttcctcttcttcacctcgtCCTGGGTCGAACTCTTCCTCACCTTCATGTCGTTGAACACCCTGATGACCTCATCGTTCACTGTCACACCTGACGCCTGCGGACCACAGCGAGGGCACAGCGTTTACACACAGAGATGAAGCCGTCAGGACGGCTGGGAGGTCACGACACGACCAGgaaaccacttcctgtttgagcAGGAAGTGCATATTTTGAAAGGCGGACGGAAGCTGAGGAGCAGGAGTGAACGTCTGACCGTCCATCCgtgtgaaatgtgtgtaaataaagttttattgcaGCGATGAATGAACAGGGTTTCGCAGAATGTCCCTTTAGGCTGCAGCCTCTGATCAGCTGACCCGTGGCGCGCCCAGGCGTCAGCTGAGCCTCGTCGCCGTCGGTAACAGGCAGCTCATCCTCACTCAGGTGGTCACTAACACACCCGAGGCCTCCggcaggtcacatgaccacgtgtgacatcacaaacatgacatcATCGCAAACACGATGTCACACTCTGAACAGCTGATCAGAAGCAACTTTGGATTGGTGATgtcagacaggcagaaagaaaaTGGCCGCCCACTGACTCAGTTAACTACAACTCAACGATTGTAGTTATTGATCGATCGGCTGACTGATCACCCGACCCACCCGTCTGTCTAATggtgattcaaaatggccgacagGTGGCCCCACCTGTTGTTCAGCTAGTTATAGATCAGACCTGATCAATGACCAAACCAGTTAGTCATCAGTCCATGAGGCCGCGTTGCACACACGTGGAACCTGTCCCCACTCCCCCAGTACGggaactgttccaccagagaggagaggaccctggactctgaACCCTAGACCCTGGACCGTGGACCCTagaccctggactctggaccctggactctggaccctggactctggacccTGGACCCTAGACTCTGGACCCTAGACCCTGGACCCTAGACCCTAgactctggactctggactctggacCCTAGACCCTAGACCCTGGACCCTAGACTCTGGACCCTAGACCCTGGACCCTGGaccctggactcacctggtttactttgtgtttaaagtgtattcttattctttcggagctgtgtgtaacataAAGCCCGTTCCCCCTGCGGATTATTAAAGGAACTCTGATTCTGATCTTTAGTATATTTCTGGTTAACAGGTCCGACTGTGACATCACCATTTTACTAACCAATCAGATAATCAATAGCAGATCAATCAGCACGCCGAGGTTATCAATGACATCATAATATTTTAATCAGTTAATGATCAGCTCTGATGACTGAACAGTTTATCTAGTTACTGTTAACTGGATAGTTAACTGGTTAGTTTGACTAGTTGGTTGGTTAGCAACTACTGTTTAGTTAATATTGGTTACTTAGTACTTTAAGCATGTAGTTACTGCTAGCTGATTAGTTAGTATTGGTTTATTAGTTGGCTAATTACTGGTACATTGGTAGcaggttagttagttagttagtagcaggttagttagttagtagcAGGTTAGTAGCTGAGGCCTTCTGACAGACTGCACAGTCACggctctccgtctctctgctACCTAACTAACCCGGACTaaactaccccccccccccccccccccccccccccccgaacccGGTCCTTCACATTAAACCGGTTCGGTGGGTCCAGTCGGTCAGGTTCAGTCCGGGTCCGGCGCTCCGGTGGTCTCAGTCCCGGGTGGGTGCGGGCCGGTGAGCCCAGCAGGACCACAGCGGGAAGAAGATGGCCGCCCCGGGCCACACGGCCCGAGGGCAGGCCCGCCCGGCCCGGCCCGGCCCGGCCCGGCTAGGCCCGGCCGGCACACGGCCTATCGGTTAGATAAAAGTACGACCGGTCCGTTACCGACCCCCGACTGAACCCCCTGTGGCCGGGCCCGGTGCCCGCGGAGCCTTCTGGTGGACGAAACACCGAGTAACGGCCGGCCGGAGAAGCTAGCAGGGGCGGCCGCCATGCTAGCTAACATGACGCTAACGCTACGGCCCGCAATCATAACGGTCCGCCGGGGACCCGCAGACGGACCCGGGCCACACCGGACCCGGACTCCCTGAACCGCTACCGGGCCCGGGGGGCAATCCGCCGGCCCTGCTTACCATGTTGTCCCGAGCTTTGTCCGCGCTGCTTCGCCGTCAGATAAGGGGCTTCTCCGGGGTGAAAGGTAGCGGGGAATGTGGCCGGCCgaccggaggaggaggagggaggagagagggggggagggagggagggagggggagagggagagggggggatggagggggagagggagagggagggggagagggagagggagggagggagggagggggagagggagagggagagggggggatggagagagggggagagggagagggggggggatgGAGGGAGCTTCAGCATGACTTCAGGCCTCTAGaggttttctctctgctgccaggTGAAGCAGGACTCTGAGGCTCTGGGAGTCAGACCAGGGAGCTtctctttaattctcttcttttttagaggggcgatagagtctagtgtcattcgcagtgaacctgcagcactatcgaccagataatcacTTTGGGAGGGGCTCAGATTAACATGGGGTTCATccatagcacagggacacactggctgaagtactgaaggaatcacctccttaaagttggcaacagcactatcagataaggatctagtgaggacctcccTGTCATATAGAGCAGAGTCCAGGAACAGGAAATCAAcagttatcaggtaatggtctgatagaaCAGAGTTATGtagaaagactgttaactgttcaatttcaacaccatcagccaaAACAAGTGGGTTCAtctacactctgggagaagccagcTGAGTCCaacagtgagatgaaagcagagctcagaccatcattatcatcgtccacatgaatattaaagtcacctactagaatcactttgtccacactgaggactaagtctgataaaaactctgagaTCTCAGTTAGTAATCCAGTCTGGACCAGGATGCTCAGACAAACAGTGACTCAGACTGACCGGATCATTTCAGGTGTACGTTGGAAAGAAGATATTCAGTgtttaatgtaatgttatttGGACCCAAACCACCATCCTTTcccaaacctaaccaagtagaTCTGGTGCTAAACCTAAGAGGAGCGAACTGTACAGGTTAGAAAGGTTTGGTGCTAAAAGTCTCACACAGGATTTGATCCCTGTTCTCCCAGTAAGaagcacctgatcacagtaggtccactaaaagagcttgtttgatccactgacaggctcagagtgttattctaagtgtgtgacagcatcatggaaaggatccctacagagagagacctggaagatccttttggtttaaccacaaacagcacacacaccagactacattcactaaaacagggattttagagaacaggacacagcagctgtcctgatccatttgtttgtgttacacaaattgTGTTGGTtctaaacaccaaagtcacacaataacacaaactaaccaactaGACCAACAGCTGCCATGGAAaactattgtttttgtcaatggactCTGGTGGCCAGAGTTCAGACAGCTAACAGCTCCTGTCTACACGGACTGCCCCTTTAATGTCACTACCTACAATAACTGTATGACACGTAGTGATCTGACCTGTGgacatggagtgtgtgtgtgtgtgtgtgtgtgtgtgtgtgcagatcatCAGGCAGCAGCTGGTTATAAAacatccattttattttttacatgaGAACAACAATCAACAGGTTAGAAGCTTCAGGAAAAAAGACGTCGCAGAAACTTgaactaaataaatacacagaggCTCCAGtgtcgacacacacacatcagagaatCGCCTAAAGCAGGGAAGTGTTGCagtagtcaaactagaaaaaCTACAAATCCAGAGAAGCACTTCTGGgacttaaaggaacagttcgctttatttcctgtctttgtttgagACTTTATCAGTCTCATATCTGTGCGttcagagccaggctagccCCCCTCCCGCtccagtcattatgctaagctacgctaactaCATCCTGAGTCCCACTGAACACGAGTGATCAAAAAcagtgaactgtccctttaaggcTCCAGGTAACAAACCATTGGAGGTCAGGAACTCAACGTGACACCAGGCGCCTCCTGAGGTCAACCGCTAAACCACCGCTCACCTGAACAGGTTAACGAAGGTTAGCGACGCACGGCTCCAGTTGGCCCCCCAGCAGCACATAGGCCACCTTAGGAGAACTGTTGAGGAGCTCAGGTGTCGTCACGTGACCACGCTCCCTACTGCAGGTCGGACGGTGGTCACGTGACGACGTCGCTCCTCCAGTTTGACCCCGCGGACGGTCGGAccttgttgccatggtgacgaCCTGCTTCACTAAAAACCAGCTGCACGGTTACAAAATATTTCTACTCaaatcaaaactttattttcagtcCCTGAGCAACACAGACGGATCCTCAGCGCCAAGATCCTGTTTCTATGGAGACTTCTGATGGgggggtgatgggggggggggggggggtgatgggggtCTCTGTTTGTCTACAGCACCACAGGAATGACTGCTACATGTCCCCGTCTGTCAACACCTAACTACACAGGGCTGCTTTAAAGGGTGGAGCCGGACACCTGAGCTCACCTGAGCTCACCTGAGGTCATCTAAGCTCACCTGAGCTTACCTGAGGTCACCTGAGGTCACCTGAGGTCATCTAAGCTCACCTGAGGTCACCTGAGGTCATCTAAGCTCACCTGAGGTCACATGAGGTCACCTGAGGTCACTTGAGGTCATCTAAGCTCACCTGAGCTCACCTGAGGTCATCTAAGCTCACCTGAGGTCACCTGAGGTCACCTGAGGTCACATGAGGTCACCTGAGGTGAGCTCTACCTGTGTGCGGCCTCATGAGGACTTTGATGCACTAATGTGTGACAAACCAGGTGATCTCAGGTGTTTCCAGCatcatgacctctgacccccgaTGACTGGTGTGTTCACCGGGGCGTTGGGGGTCGGAGGTCATGAAGGAGCAACAGAATGTCGGTCCATCAGGAGGAAGAACAGCTCGGACCACGCCTCGTCCAAGGAGAACGGCGGCGAGGTCAGAGGGAGGGTTCACTGTCGGGGGCGCTTGGCGGGCGGGGCGGAGCTGCGCTCTGATAGGCCGAGCCGGCCGAGCTCCGAGTGGAAGAACTGCTGCAGGCGGTGGCCGGCCTTCGCCTCGTTAGTGTGGCGAGGATTGTACTGGAGACAGTTGGAGAACATCAGGTCCACGTCTGAGACGAACTCacctggagggggggggggttagaaTATGTTTTTACTGCCGTGATGACTCATCATGAACTCTGACATCTGATTGGTTACAGATGATGGCTAACCTGCTCATcaagaaacacagacaacaatTAGCAGCTAACTGCTAACGACATAAGCATGCGCCTGTCAATCAAACTCAACACTGCTGACCTTTCACACTAAAAGCCTCTGCATgcctttcacattaaaagcctctgtgtgtgtgtgtctcacctgctGTCTGATATTCACAGTTGTTGACTTTCTCTCTGATGGTGCTAAGAGCGATCGGCTTCTTGATGATATCATAGTAGTCAGGGACCTGCAGACAGGTAAACAGGCAGGTgaggtacagtgtgtgtgtgtgtgtgtgtgtgtgtgtgtgagtgtgtccaggtgtgtgtgtacctgggtCCTGGACACCAGCTTCATGAAGGGCCAGCTGTCCTCATGTCTGACCAGCTCCACAGTCAGGTGCTCGCAGGCCGACAGCTCGTGGACGCCATGGTTCCTGCCGGAGGAGCGTCGGCTGGAGGAAgacgtggaggaggaggaggaaggggggaggatGGGCCTGGGGAGTTTGGGAGGGGGGATGGAGTCTgggggaggagcagagaggacaggTGACCGTTATCTAGAGCAGTTACCTGGACTTCTGTCACCAACTAAACCCAGGAAGTCGTTCCATAAACCTGCCTGAACCGTGAATGAGTGACTGCTTCTTTACctgtctgcaggtgtttgcTGTGTGCCGACTGCTTCTTTACctgtctgcaggtgtttgcTGTGTGCCGACTGCTTCTTTACctgtctgcaggtgtttgcTGTGTGCCGACTGCTTCTTTACctgtctgcaggtgtttgcTGTGTGCCGACTGCTTCTTTACCTGTCTGTGGTCTCTTGCGGGACCCGTCCTGACCAGGTGAGGTCTTGGTGTTGCCGTTTGCTGGCAAGATCTCGTGGCTCAGACGGGCGCTGACTCGACTCCCAGAGCGAGGTGGAGCTTTACCTCCAGACGCCATGTTGGCCTTCGCTGTGGGGGGAGTGGCCTTTTTACCAGAGGACCTGTGATAGGGCAGAATCAGTCAACTGGACCAGGACCACGGTAAACTGGACCTGCACTACAATGGATACTTACTTGGAGGCTGACGAGTTTTTCCCTGCTGATTGGGCGTTCTTGGGCGTGGCCTGATGACCTTTGGGCGTGGCCTGATAGGTCTTGCCTTTGAGGGGCGGGGCCGGGAGTTTCTTGGCGCTGCGGAAGAGAAGCTGCAGTGTGAGACTGATCTCAGAGCAGGTATACCAGGTGAAATCACTTCCAAACTCACCTTATTACtacatcttcctcttcttcctctgactcctcctccgactcctcctctgcctcttctgACTCCTCCTCCGACTCGtcttcctgctcttcatcctcctcctcttcctcctcatcaatTGTAGAGCGCTGACGGGACGGGAGGCGACTGGATCTCTGTTTGGGTCGACAGTCTGGACAGAACCAGTCGCCCTCCGGAACCGACTGACACAAACAGAATGAGCTTGAATGCACATTTGCTTAATTTGTCCcatttttatacagtctgcaAACATTAACTCAGTAATTTAGAAGAACAAAACTCTTGTAACTTTCTACAAACTGGCTGAAAAATATCTATCTGCAGGTAAACTCATCCTTGAACACATAGCTACACAGGAGTTTTCGAGAAGTGGGTAGCTCATTGACGTTCTTGCTGTGTAAAAGTAGCTCAATGCTTGAAAAAGGTTTAAGACCCCTGACTTACTGAAATTGCAATATTTCTATTCTAACAGTAGCGCCCCACTGcatttgttatctttttgtcggttctttttgtctgtagaaaataaaaaacataaataaagagttgttttttttttaagtgggtGTGTCCTGTTTGCCTTGAGGCGAGGCCTCAGACAGTGGGTGTGGCCTGTTTACCTCGAGGCGGGGCCTCAGACAGTGG from Pempheris klunzingeri isolate RE-2024b chromosome 13, fPemKlu1.hap1, whole genome shotgun sequence encodes:
- the cfl2 gene encoding cofilin-2 → MASGVTVNDEVIRVFNDMKVRKSSTQDEVKKRKKAVLFRLSDDTKKIIVEDDKQILVGDIGETVDDPYACFVKLLPPSDCRYALYDATYETKESKKEDLVFIFWAPDGAPLKSKMIYASSKDAIKKKFTGIKHEWQVNGLEDIQDRATLAEKLGGNVVVSLEGKPL